A portion of the Blautia hansenii DSM 20583 genome contains these proteins:
- a CDS encoding ATP synthase subunit C, which translates to MTTIIQILTAAALVLSIIVPFGAFFLGEKTKKRYKKSLACNCFFFFGSLLVATVVMFSGTASVHAATAAGTSDLATGLGYIGAALVTGLSGIGSGIAVASSASAALGAISEDGSLFGKSMIFVAMAEGIALYGLIISFMILGKLG; encoded by the coding sequence ATGACAACTATTATTCAAATTCTTACCGCAGCAGCTTTAGTTTTAAGTATTATCGTTCCTTTCGGAGCGTTCTTTCTGGGAGAAAAAACAAAAAAACGTTATAAAAAATCTCTCGCATGCAACTGCTTTTTCTTCTTCGGAAGCCTTCTTGTTGCTACTGTCGTAATGTTCAGCGGAACAGCCAGCGTTCATGCTGCAACTGCTGCCGGAACTTCTGACCTCGCAACAGGTCTTGGCTACATCGGTGCCGCTTTAGTTACCGGCCTTTCCGGCATTGGTTCAGGTATTGCCGTTGCAAGCTCTGCAAGTGCTGCTTTAGGCGCTATCAGCGAAGATGGTTCTTTATTTGGTAAATCCATGATTTTCGTAGCCATGGCAGAAGGTATTGCATTATATGGTCTGATTATTTCTTTCATGATCCTTGGTAAATTAGGCTGA
- a CDS encoding ATP-binding protein, whose translation MTKRIFKSMLLVSMIVLFAGSGLIMGILYHYFGKQLAKELKTEAAYLAIAVEKEGMEAFDRLPPQTERVTYIDEDGTVLFDSVADEDDMDNHENRSEIQKALKTGSGTAVRKSDTLSEKTLYYAMKMADGKVLRVSSVQYNIPGLLGGMVQPILIILIFMVGLSALLAFRLSKKITEPINALDLEHPEDNQVYDELTPLLSKISRQQKSLHREIEDARKQQEEFSLITENMEEGFLVIDKHTEVLSYNSSALKLLGDSKWQGRQSILTLNRSEEFQGIVEQVLEGHHTVRMMEFPERSCQIAANPVWQGKEVTGAVIIILDVTERMRGEQLRREFTANVSHELKTPLTSISGFAEIIKDGFVKPEDTKVFASRIFKEAQRLITLVNDVIKISQLDEGEIVYQKEQVDLYQLSKEVLHRIEHSAKEKDVKLYLEGSHVQVSTVRMILDEVLFNLCENGLKYNKQGGSLTVTLKEENNKVEISVEDTGIGIPEGEQSRVFERFYRVDKSHSKAIGGTGLGLSIVKHGCMYLGAKVDVESTPGVGSKFTITM comes from the coding sequence ATGACAAAAAGAATTTTCAAGTCTATGCTTTTAGTTTCCATGATTGTCCTTTTTGCAGGCTCCGGATTGATTATGGGGATTTTATATCATTATTTTGGAAAGCAGCTGGCAAAAGAACTAAAAACAGAAGCAGCCTATTTGGCTATTGCAGTGGAAAAAGAGGGAATGGAAGCTTTTGATAGACTGCCTCCCCAGACAGAACGTGTCACATATATTGATGAAGATGGAACCGTTCTTTTTGACAGTGTAGCAGATGAAGATGATATGGATAATCATGAAAATCGCTCAGAAATTCAAAAAGCATTAAAAACGGGATCTGGTACGGCAGTAAGAAAATCAGATACGTTATCAGAAAAAACGCTATATTATGCAATGAAAATGGCAGATGGAAAAGTATTGAGAGTATCCAGTGTTCAGTATAATATTCCGGGGCTTTTAGGAGGAATGGTACAGCCTATTTTGATTATCTTGATTTTTATGGTAGGTTTGTCAGCGTTATTAGCTTTTCGTCTTTCAAAGAAAATTACAGAGCCTATCAATGCCCTTGATTTGGAACATCCGGAGGATAATCAGGTATATGATGAGTTGACACCACTCTTAAGTAAAATTAGCAGACAGCAAAAGTCTCTTCATCGTGAGATTGAAGATGCCAGAAAGCAACAGGAAGAATTTTCTTTAATTACAGAAAATATGGAAGAAGGATTTTTAGTTATTGATAAGCATACAGAAGTATTATCTTATAACTCCAGTGCACTGAAGCTTTTAGGTGATTCTAAATGGCAGGGAAGACAGAGTATTTTAACACTAAATAGAAGTGAAGAATTTCAGGGTATTGTAGAACAGGTGCTGGAAGGCCATCATACAGTTAGAATGATGGAATTCCCAGAAAGAAGCTGCCAGATTGCAGCTAATCCTGTATGGCAGGGCAAGGAAGTAACAGGAGCAGTTATTATTATTCTTGATGTAACAGAACGTATGCGAGGAGAGCAATTACGCAGGGAGTTTACTGCAAATGTTTCTCATGAATTGAAAACACCCCTTACGTCTATTTCAGGCTTTGCAGAAATTATTAAGGATGGATTTGTAAAACCTGAGGATACAAAAGTGTTTGCCAGTCGTATTTTTAAAGAAGCACAGAGATTAATTACACTGGTAAATGATGTAATTAAGATTTCTCAGTTGGATGAAGGAGAAATTGTTTATCAAAAAGAACAGGTGGATTTGTACCAGCTTTCTAAAGAGGTTCTTCACCGTATAGAACATAGTGCAAAGGAAAAGGATGTTAAACTTTATCTGGAAGGATCTCATGTTCAAGTGTCTACAGTAAGAATGATTTTAGATGAAGTTCTCTTCAATCTCTGTGAAAATGGGTTAAAATATAATAAACAGGGTGGAAGTTTGACGGTCACATTGAAAGAAGAAAATAATAAAGTAGAAATTTCAGTGGAAGACACAGGAATTGGAATACCTGAGGGAGAACAGTCTCGAGTATTTGAAAGATTTTATCGTGTGGATAAGAGCCATTCAAAGGCAATCGGCGGTACAGGACTGGGGCTTTCTATTGTAAAACATGGCTGCATGTATTTGGGAGCTAAGGTTGATGTAGAAAGTACACCGGGAGTGGGAAGTAAATTTACGATTACGATGTAA
- a CDS encoding V-type ATP synthase subunit B — MAIEYLGLSEINGPLVVLEGVKNASFDEIVEFRVDDGSKKLGRIVEIYEEKAVIQVFEGTENMSLSNTHTRLSGHPMEVELSPDILGRTFNGIGKPIDGLGPVIPEMKLNINGLPLNPVTREYPRNFIQTGISAIDGLTTLIRGQKLPIFSGNGLPHDQLAAQIVQQASLGSNSDEKFAIVFAAMGVKYDVAEFFRRTFEESGVSDHVVMYLNLANDPVVERLITPKVALTAAEYLAFEKGMHILVILTDITSFCEAMREVSSSKGEIPSRKGYPGYLYSELATLYERAGIVRGGTGSVTQIPILTMPNDDITHPIPDLTGYITEGQIVLDRQLHGQAIYPPINVLPSLSRLMKDGIGEGFTREDHQDVANQLFSCYAKVGDARALASVIGEDELSPLDKKYLEFGTAFEENFVGQRADENRTIQETLDKGWELLSMIPREELDRIDTKILDKYYPENVEK, encoded by the coding sequence ATGGCAATCGAATATTTGGGCTTAAGCGAAATCAACGGCCCTCTGGTAGTTTTAGAAGGAGTAAAAAACGCCTCCTTTGATGAAATCGTAGAATTTCGTGTGGATGACGGAAGCAAAAAGCTGGGACGTATTGTAGAAATATACGAAGAAAAAGCAGTTATTCAGGTATTTGAAGGTACCGAAAATATGTCTCTTTCCAATACCCACACACGCCTCAGTGGACATCCTATGGAAGTGGAGCTTTCTCCCGATATTCTGGGACGTACCTTTAACGGTATCGGAAAACCCATTGACGGATTAGGTCCTGTCATTCCCGAAATGAAGCTGAATATTAACGGACTTCCGTTAAATCCCGTCACAAGAGAATATCCCAGAAACTTTATTCAGACAGGTATCTCTGCCATTGACGGACTGACTACTTTAATTCGTGGACAGAAGCTTCCGATTTTCTCAGGAAACGGACTTCCCCATGACCAGCTTGCAGCGCAGATTGTTCAGCAGGCATCTCTTGGAAGCAACAGCGATGAAAAATTCGCCATTGTTTTTGCTGCAATGGGTGTAAAATATGACGTAGCGGAATTTTTCCGCCGTACCTTTGAGGAAAGCGGTGTATCCGACCATGTTGTTATGTACCTGAATTTGGCAAATGACCCTGTTGTAGAACGTCTGATTACACCGAAGGTTGCTCTTACTGCTGCGGAATATCTGGCTTTTGAAAAAGGTATGCACATCCTTGTTATCCTTACAGATATCACATCCTTCTGTGAGGCCATGCGTGAGGTATCTTCCTCTAAGGGCGAAATTCCTTCCAGAAAAGGATATCCCGGATATTTGTACAGTGAACTGGCAACCCTTTATGAAAGAGCCGGTATTGTAAGAGGCGGCACAGGTTCTGTAACACAGATACCCATTCTTACTATGCCAAATGATGATATTACCCATCCAATTCCTGACTTAACAGGATATATTACCGAAGGTCAGATTGTACTTGACCGTCAGCTTCACGGACAAGCAATTTATCCGCCAATCAATGTACTGCCTTCTCTGTCACGTCTTATGAAGGACGGTATCGGTGAAGGCTTTACAAGGGAAGACCATCAAGACGTTGCAAATCAGCTTTTCTCCTGCTATGCAAAGGTAGGGGATGCCAGAGCTCTTGCATCCGTTATCGGCGAAGACGAGCTTTCACCTCTGGATAAAAAATATCTGGAGTTTGGTACTGCCTTTGAAGAAAACTTCGTGGGACAAAGAGCAGATGAAAACAGAACTATTCAGGAAACTTTAGATAAAGGTTGGGAGCTTCTTTCTATGATACCGAGAGAAGAACTTGACCGTATTGACACCAAAATTCTGGATAAATATTATCCTGAAAACGTAGAAAAGTAA
- a CDS encoding V-type ATP synthase subunit E, translated as MTTEEKLQHFYEVSMDTAREEATKVLDEYKAALETEMERHKQEKQAASESQFKIDSDNAAREINKALSAEHLHIKRKLSKKQQKLKESIFAEVEELLDDFSKKPEYTDWLEDKIKQSLEIAENDSVQIYLTAKDSAKAEELTKRTGITPLISETDFLGGIRAVIPEKNILIDNTFLTAFENEKERFNFDGGFTHE; from the coding sequence ATGACAACAGAAGAAAAATTGCAGCATTTCTATGAAGTTTCCATGGATACTGCCAGAGAAGAAGCGACAAAAGTATTGGATGAATACAAGGCTGCTCTGGAAACAGAAATGGAACGCCATAAACAGGAAAAGCAGGCTGCTTCTGAAAGTCAGTTCAAAATAGACTCAGACAACGCAGCCCGAGAAATCAACAAAGCACTTTCCGCAGAGCATCTCCATATTAAAAGAAAGCTTTCCAAAAAACAGCAGAAATTAAAAGAAAGTATCTTTGCTGAAGTAGAGGAATTACTGGATGACTTCTCTAAAAAGCCGGAGTATACAGACTGGCTGGAAGATAAAATCAAACAGTCCTTGGAGATTGCCGAAAACGACTCTGTACAGATTTATCTCACTGCAAAGGACTCTGCCAAGGCAGAGGAATTGACAAAACGCACCGGAATTACTCCTCTCATCTCTGAAACAGATTTTTTAGGTGGTATAAGAGCTGTTATTCCTGAAAAAAATATTTTAATTGACAATACGTTCCTTACTGCTTTTGAGAATGAAAAGGAACGTTTCAATTTCGATGGAGGATTTACCCATGAGTAA
- a CDS encoding V-type ATP synthase subunit F, which produces MKMFLISDNIDTYTGMRLAGVEGVVVHEREELHRALEEAISNKENGIILLTEKFGKEFPDIIDDVRLNHKLPLLIEIPDRHGTGRAPDFITSYVNEAIGLKL; this is translated from the coding sequence ATGAAAATGTTTTTAATCAGTGACAACATCGACACCTACACCGGTATGCGCCTTGCAGGCGTAGAAGGTGTGGTTGTCCACGAAAGAGAGGAGCTTCATCGTGCCTTGGAGGAAGCCATTAGCAACAAAGAAAACGGCATTATTCTCCTCACAGAAAAATTCGGAAAAGAATTTCCCGACATTATCGATGATGTGCGCTTAAATCACAAGCTTCCTCTGCTTATTGAAATCCCTGACCGTCATGGAACGGGACGGGCGCCTGACTTCATTACTTCTTATGTAAATGAAGCCATCGGACTAAAATTATGA
- a CDS encoding V-type ATP synthase subunit A, with product MSKTAEIYGINGPVIYLKGNTGFKMSEMVYVGEENLVGEVISLKKEATTVQVFEETSGLRPGETVTASGDAISVTLGPGILNNIFDGIQRPLSVIAEQSGKYISRGMQVDSLDTEKLWDVHITVSEGMEVYGGTIIAEVPETESIVHKSMVPPNIHGVVKSVVPDGKYNITQTIAVLTLEDGSEYELKLAQKWPIRIPRPTSKRYPASKPLVTGQRILDTLFPIAKGGTAAVPGGFGTGKTMTQHQIAKWSDADIIIYIGCGERGNEMTQVLEDFSKLHDPKTGNALMARTSLIANTSNMPVAAREASIYTGITLAEYYRDMGYDVAIMADSTSRWAEALRELSGRLEEMPAEEGFPAYLASRLSAFYERAGMMQNLNGTEGSVSIIGAVSPQGGDFSEPVTQNTKRFVRCFWGLDKSLAYARHFPAIHWLTSYSEYLGDLSYWYSENVSPKFVEYRNRIMAILNSESSLMEIVKLIGSDVLPDDQKLTLEIARVIRLGFLQQNAFHPDDTCVSLEKQFKMMEVILYLYKKCRALIAMGMPMSVLKKENIFEKIIAIKYDVPNDHLEMMDDYKKAVKDFYNTVMEKNG from the coding sequence ATGAGTAAAACTGCTGAAATTTACGGCATCAATGGTCCTGTTATCTATTTAAAAGGCAACACAGGATTTAAAATGTCGGAAATGGTTTATGTAGGAGAGGAAAATCTGGTGGGCGAAGTTATCTCCCTGAAAAAGGAAGCCACAACGGTTCAGGTATTTGAGGAAACCAGCGGACTTCGTCCGGGAGAAACTGTAACTGCCAGTGGTGATGCCATTTCCGTCACACTGGGACCTGGTATTTTAAATAATATTTTTGATGGTATTCAAAGACCTCTTTCCGTTATTGCCGAACAATCCGGAAAATATATTTCCAGAGGTATGCAGGTAGACTCTCTGGATACAGAAAAACTTTGGGATGTGCATATTACTGTTTCTGAAGGTATGGAAGTCTATGGTGGAACTATTATTGCAGAAGTTCCTGAAACAGAGTCTATTGTGCATAAATCTATGGTTCCGCCAAACATTCACGGAGTAGTAAAATCCGTTGTTCCTGACGGAAAATACAATATTACTCAAACTATTGCCGTCCTGACTTTAGAAGACGGCTCTGAATATGAATTAAAACTAGCGCAGAAATGGCCGATACGAATTCCAAGACCTACAAGTAAACGTTACCCTGCTTCTAAACCACTTGTAACAGGACAGCGTATTTTGGACACTCTGTTCCCGATTGCAAAAGGCGGTACTGCTGCTGTTCCCGGCGGATTTGGTACAGGTAAAACCATGACGCAGCACCAGATTGCCAAATGGTCTGATGCCGATATTATTATTTACATCGGCTGCGGTGAGCGTGGAAATGAAATGACACAAGTATTGGAGGATTTCTCCAAACTTCATGACCCGAAAACAGGAAACGCCTTAATGGCACGTACTTCCTTAATTGCAAATACTTCAAATATGCCTGTTGCTGCCCGTGAGGCATCTATTTATACCGGTATTACCCTTGCGGAATACTACCGTGATATGGGCTATGACGTGGCAATTATGGCGGACTCTACTTCCCGATGGGCAGAGGCTTTGCGTGAATTATCCGGACGTCTGGAGGAAATGCCTGCGGAAGAAGGCTTCCCTGCTTATCTTGCATCCCGCCTTTCTGCCTTTTATGAAAGAGCCGGTATGATGCAGAATTTAAACGGTACGGAAGGTTCTGTATCCATTATCGGCGCTGTTTCCCCACAGGGCGGTGACTTTTCCGAGCCTGTAACACAAAATACCAAACGTTTTGTCCGCTGCTTCTGGGGACTGGATAAGTCTCTGGCTTATGCAAGGCATTTCCCTGCCATTCACTGGCTTACCAGTTACAGTGAATATCTGGGAGATTTATCTTACTGGTACAGTGAAAATGTTTCCCCGAAGTTTGTGGAGTACAGAAACCGCATTATGGCAATTTTAAACTCTGAAAGCAGTCTGATGGAAATCGTAAAGCTTATCGGAAGTGACGTACTTCCCGACGACCAGAAGCTGACTTTGGAAATTGCAAGAGTTATCCGTCTGGGCTTTTTACAGCAGAATGCTTTCCATCCTGACGATACCTGTGTTTCTCTGGAAAAACAGTTTAAAATGATGGAAGTTATTCTGTATTTATATAAGAAGTGCCGTGCTCTCATTGCAATGGGCATGCCAATGTCCGTATTGAAGAAGGAAAATATCTTTGAAAAAATCATTGCAATTAAATATGATGTGCCAAACGACCATCTGGAAATGATGGATGATTATAAAAAAGCTGTTAAAGATTTCTATAACACAGTAATGGAAAAGAATGGATAA
- a CDS encoding V-type ATP synthase subunit D — MDPNTFPTKGNLILAKNSLALSKQGFDLMDKKRNILIRELMDLIEQAKDIQSQIDVTFRTAYAALQKANMEIGISYVQEISRTVPVENSISIKTRSVMGTEIPLVRSEPSSDEPTYSYYGTKASLDEAHAAFEKVKDLTIRLSMVENSAYRLAVNIKKTQKRANALKNITIPKYEALTKSISNALEEKEREEFTRLKVIKRMQGN, encoded by the coding sequence GTGGATCCGAATACATTTCCCACCAAGGGAAACCTGATACTTGCGAAAAACTCTCTTGCTCTTTCAAAGCAAGGTTTTGATTTGATGGATAAGAAACGAAATATCTTAATCCGTGAACTGATGGATTTGATTGAGCAGGCAAAGGATATTCAGTCACAGATTGATGTTACCTTCCGTACTGCTTATGCTGCTCTGCAAAAGGCAAATATGGAAATCGGCATCAGTTATGTGCAGGAAATCTCCAGAACCGTACCTGTGGAAAACTCCATTTCCATAAAAACACGAAGCGTTATGGGTACGGAAATTCCTCTGGTGCGTTCTGAACCGTCTTCTGATGAGCCTACCTATTCCTACTATGGAACAAAAGCATCTCTTGATGAAGCTCACGCTGCTTTTGAAAAGGTAAAGGATTTAACTATCCGCTTGTCTATGGTGGAAAATTCTGCTTACCGACTGGCTGTTAATATCAAGAAAACACAGAAACGTGCCAATGCACTGAAAAACATCACAATCCCCAAATACGAGGCGCTTACAAAGAGCATCTCAAACGCATTGGAAGAAAAAGAGCGAGAAGAATTTACCCGCTTAAAGGTTATTAAAAGAATGCAGGGGAATTAA
- a CDS encoding response regulator transcription factor: MIYLVEDDESIRELLVYTLNGQGLVAEGFAYPSDFWHAMEKKIPDLVLLDIMLPEEDGLEILQKLRKKKETKNIPIAMLTAKGSEYDVVKGLDGGADDYIPKPFRMMELVSRVKALLRRGGQEQPQDDEEYVLGELYVSKKRHLVKVKGEEVTLTMKEFELLLLFLSNPGIVFSRAQLLDKIWGYQFDGESRTVDVHIRTLRQKLKEAGRYIETVRGIGYKVGGEE; the protein is encoded by the coding sequence ATGATTTATTTAGTAGAAGATGATGAAAGTATCAGAGAGTTATTGGTGTATACCTTAAATGGTCAAGGGCTTGTGGCAGAGGGATTTGCGTATCCCTCTGATTTTTGGCATGCGATGGAAAAGAAAATTCCGGATTTAGTGCTTTTGGACATTATGCTGCCGGAGGAAGATGGACTGGAAATTTTACAGAAACTTCGTAAAAAGAAAGAAACGAAAAATATTCCCATTGCCATGCTGACGGCAAAGGGCAGTGAATATGATGTTGTAAAAGGTCTTGATGGCGGAGCAGATGATTATATTCCCAAACCATTCCGTATGATGGAGTTGGTTTCCAGAGTGAAAGCACTGCTTCGCAGGGGTGGTCAGGAACAGCCTCAGGATGATGAAGAATACGTTTTGGGAGAATTATATGTTTCAAAGAAGCGTCATCTGGTAAAGGTAAAAGGAGAAGAAGTTACTCTTACCATGAAGGAGTTTGAGCTTTTATTGCTGTTCTTATCAAATCCAGGGATTGTGTTTTCCAGGGCACAGCTTTTGGATAAAATATGGGGATATCAGTTTGATGGAGAAAGCAGAACAGTAGATGTTCATATTAGAACACTTCGTCAGAAACTGAAAGAGGCCGGACGATATATTGAGACTGTTCGAGGTATAGGATATAAGGTAGGAGGGGAAGAATGA
- a CDS encoding V-type ATP synthase subunit I → MIEKMKFLSITGPKSDIDRVVNEYLSKYEIHLENAMAQLSQVQHLSPYIQINPYKDLLTRINEFAGQLKDTEHVPIRDISLEEIQPLVDVLNEKISKINKKCDELSEKRASITEDLKCITPFLTLPQDLDKLIHYRFVQVRFGRIPVEYYEKFKEYVYDNLDTIFFPCHQDDYVWGLYFVLWTKMEQVDAVFSSMHFERIYLKKDYYYGTPQKLHNDLNTQLNEIDKELNTCHQEIQELLNGDASAILSAQAALNALSTNFDVRKVAACVQEHQETFYILCGWMSEKDSSSFMKEIENDSKLFCVVEDDNNKINCKPPTKLKNPKIFKPFEMYIKMYGLPDYHELDPTIFVALTYSFIFGVMFGDVGQGLLLAIGGFALYKWKQVTLGAIIGTAGIFSTFFGFMFGSIFGFEHTIDALWLRPVEAMTLVPGLGQMNTIFVVAIVFGMFLILVTMIFHIINAVRTHDTEGIWFDQNSVCGLIFYGTLTVSALLFLTGKSLPAAIILIVMFAVPLVVIMLKEPITHIVEKKTPVIEGSKPMFFVQSFFELFEIMLSFLSNTLSFVRIGAFAVSHAAMMGVVMMLAGAESGGSINWLIVIGGNLFVCAMEGLIVGIQVLRLEYYEMFSRFYKGTGKEFKPFLKHVNKTKFSDHT, encoded by the coding sequence ATGATTGAGAAAATGAAATTCTTGAGTATTACCGGTCCGAAATCGGATATTGACCGTGTGGTAAATGAATATCTCTCCAAGTATGAAATTCATCTTGAAAATGCTATGGCACAGTTAAGTCAGGTACAGCACCTGTCGCCGTATATTCAGATAAATCCATATAAGGATTTATTAACCCGCATCAATGAATTTGCCGGTCAGCTCAAGGATACAGAGCACGTTCCCATACGTGATATTTCTCTGGAAGAAATCCAGCCCCTTGTGGATGTTTTGAATGAGAAAATTTCAAAAATTAACAAAAAATGTGATGAACTCAGTGAAAAACGTGCTTCTATCACAGAAGATTTAAAATGTATTACGCCTTTTCTTACCCTGCCTCAGGATTTAGATAAGCTGATACACTATCGTTTTGTTCAGGTACGTTTCGGACGTATTCCCGTAGAATATTATGAAAAATTCAAAGAATATGTTTACGATAATCTGGACACCATCTTTTTCCCCTGTCATCAGGATGATTATGTATGGGGACTTTATTTTGTCCTCTGGACAAAAATGGAACAGGTAGATGCCGTATTCTCTTCTATGCACTTTGAGCGCATTTATCTGAAAAAAGATTACTACTATGGTACTCCTCAAAAGCTTCACAACGATTTAAACACACAGTTAAATGAAATTGATAAAGAATTAAACACTTGTCATCAGGAAATTCAGGAGCTTCTAAACGGCGATGCCTCTGCTATTCTTTCTGCACAGGCTGCCTTAAATGCCCTTTCCACCAACTTTGATGTGCGAAAGGTCGCTGCCTGCGTACAGGAGCATCAGGAAACCTTCTACATTTTATGCGGATGGATGAGTGAAAAGGACAGCTCTTCTTTCATGAAAGAAATCGAAAACGACTCCAAGCTGTTCTGTGTGGTAGAGGATGACAATAATAAAATCAATTGTAAGCCGCCTACAAAGCTGAAAAATCCGAAGATTTTCAAGCCTTTTGAAATGTATATAAAAATGTATGGACTTCCTGACTATCACGAATTAGATCCTACTATTTTTGTAGCACTGACTTATTCTTTTATTTTCGGTGTTATGTTTGGAGATGTAGGACAGGGACTTTTACTGGCAATCGGGGGCTTTGCACTGTATAAATGGAAACAGGTTACACTAGGAGCTATTATTGGAACTGCAGGTATCTTCTCTACCTTCTTTGGTTTTATGTTCGGCAGTATTTTTGGCTTTGAACACACCATTGATGCTCTATGGCTAAGGCCCGTAGAAGCTATGACGCTGGTTCCCGGACTTGGACAAATGAATACTATTTTCGTTGTTGCCATTGTTTTTGGTATGTTCCTCATCCTTGTGACCATGATTTTCCACATTATCAATGCGGTACGTACTCATGACACAGAGGGTATCTGGTTTGACCAAAACTCTGTCTGCGGCCTTATTTTTTATGGAACTTTAACCGTATCTGCTCTTTTATTCCTCACAGGAAAATCACTGCCTGCTGCCATTATCTTAATTGTAATGTTTGCAGTTCCTCTTGTGGTTATCATGTTAAAAGAACCAATCACCCACATTGTGGAAAAGAAAACACCTGTAATCGAAGGCAGCAAGCCTATGTTTTTTGTACAGAGCTTCTTTGAGCTGTTTGAAATTATGTTAAGCTTTCTTTCAAACACACTTTCTTTTGTGCGTATCGGTGCTTTTGCTGTCAGCCACGCCGCTATGATGGGCGTTGTTATGATGCTTGCAGGTGCGGAAAGCGGTGGAAGCATTAACTGGCTGATTGTTATCGGAGGCAATCTCTTTGTATGTGCTATGGAAGGTCTGATTGTAGGTATTCAGGTACTTCGTCTTGAATATTATGAAATGTTCAGCCGTTTCTATAAGGGTACAGGAAAAGAATTTAAGCCATTTTTAAAACATGTAAATAAAACAAAATTCTCTGACCATACTTAA